The Aminiphilus circumscriptus DSM 16581 genome contains a region encoding:
- a CDS encoding ABC transporter permease, protein MEMLVPILAAAVRSGTPILYATLGEILTERSGILNLGLEGLMLVGAFTGFSVASGTGNAWLGIAAAFLSGCLLALVHAFLCITGRANQVVSGLALTMFGTGLSSLLGRGFIGETIPGIGGMAIPLLSKIPVLGPTFFDQDPLVYLSYGLAVFLTWFLWATRAGLALRAVGDAPRVVDAMGLSSTRLRYLYTVIGGGIVAVGGAYMSVVYTKMWGDLMTAGRGWIAVALVIFAIWHPLRAVGGAYLFGGVGALQLRIQAAGTSIPAPLLLMLPYVFTIFVLFVISVRKGKGILWGAPASLGQPYHREERD, encoded by the coding sequence GTGGAGATGCTCGTTCCCATTCTCGCCGCCGCCGTGCGCAGCGGCACACCCATCCTCTACGCCACTCTGGGGGAGATTCTCACGGAAAGATCGGGCATTCTCAACCTGGGACTCGAGGGGCTCATGCTCGTGGGAGCCTTTACGGGATTCAGTGTCGCCAGTGGTACGGGAAACGCCTGGCTGGGCATCGCCGCCGCCTTTCTCTCCGGATGTCTTCTCGCTCTCGTGCATGCCTTTCTCTGCATCACGGGGCGTGCGAACCAGGTGGTGAGCGGCCTTGCGCTGACCATGTTCGGCACGGGGCTTTCCTCGCTGCTCGGGCGAGGTTTCATCGGAGAAACCATTCCCGGCATTGGCGGCATGGCGATTCCTCTCCTCTCGAAAATTCCCGTTCTCGGCCCGACATTTTTCGACCAGGATCCGCTGGTCTATCTTTCCTACGGACTGGCAGTGTTTCTGACCTGGTTTCTCTGGGCCACACGGGCGGGACTCGCGCTCCGGGCCGTTGGAGACGCACCTCGGGTGGTGGATGCCATGGGACTTTCCTCCACGAGGCTGCGCTATCTCTATACCGTGATCGGTGGAGGCATCGTCGCGGTGGGCGGAGCGTACATGTCCGTGGTTTATACCAAAATGTGGGGAGATCTCATGACGGCGGGACGAGGATGGATCGCCGTGGCGCTGGTGATCTTCGCCATCTGGCACCCACTTCGGGCTGTGGGAGGCGCGTACCTCTTCGGTGGAGTGGGAGCGCTTCAGCTTCGCATCCAGGCTGCCGGAACGAGTATTCCCGCGCCTCTCCTGCTCATGCTTCCCTACGTGTTCACGATTTTTGTTCTTTTCGTCATTTCCGTGAGAAAGGGAAAGGGTATTCTTTGGGGTGCTCCCGCGTCACTTGGACAACCCTATCACCGAGAGGAGCGAGACTGA
- a CDS encoding BMP family ABC transporter substrate-binding protein codes for MRKLLLGVAAVLLVTALFGPAWANAPVKPEDLKPGFVYVGPVGDGGWTYMHEQGRLDMEKVLPGVVSSIVESVPEGPDSARVMETFVRNGSKLVFTTSFGYMDATLEVAKKYPNVVFMHCSGYKRAENVGTYFGRMYQARYLSGLVAGKMTKKNVIGYVAAHPIPEVIRGINAFTLGVRKVNPDAKVKVVWIFSWFDPGKEKEAAKALIDAGSDVIAMHADTGAAPQAAEEAGVYVVGYNNDMSKYAPTKHLTAPVWNWGIVYTKIASEVIGGTWKSQDIWWGLREGLVALSPYGKDVPEDVKALVEEEKQKIVRGEWDVFTGPIRDQSGTERIPEKAVMSDADMLSFNWFVEGVEGDIPK; via the coding sequence ATGCGGAAGCTGTTGTTGGGTGTTGCGGCGGTCCTGTTGGTGACGGCCCTGTTCGGTCCGGCCTGGGCGAACGCGCCGGTGAAACCGGAGGATCTGAAGCCTGGTTTCGTCTATGTGGGCCCCGTCGGTGACGGCGGATGGACCTACATGCACGAGCAGGGGCGCCTGGACATGGAGAAAGTGCTTCCGGGCGTGGTGTCGAGCATCGTGGAATCCGTTCCTGAGGGCCCTGACAGCGCCCGAGTGATGGAGACCTTTGTGCGGAATGGTTCCAAGCTTGTTTTCACGACTTCTTTCGGATATATGGACGCGACGCTCGAAGTGGCGAAGAAATATCCTAACGTCGTGTTCATGCACTGCTCCGGCTACAAACGAGCGGAAAACGTGGGGACCTATTTCGGTCGCATGTACCAGGCCAGATACCTGTCGGGACTCGTGGCGGGGAAGATGACGAAGAAGAACGTCATCGGCTACGTGGCGGCTCACCCCATCCCCGAGGTGATCCGGGGCATCAACGCCTTCACCCTGGGTGTTCGCAAGGTCAACCCCGACGCGAAGGTCAAAGTGGTCTGGATCTTCTCGTGGTTCGATCCTGGTAAGGAAAAGGAAGCCGCAAAGGCTCTCATCGATGCCGGATCCGACGTGATCGCCATGCACGCCGACACGGGAGCCGCGCCGCAGGCCGCGGAGGAAGCGGGAGTCTATGTGGTGGGGTACAACAACGACATGAGCAAATATGCTCCCACGAAACACCTCACCGCTCCCGTGTGGAACTGGGGCATAGTCTACACGAAGATCGCCAGCGAGGTTATCGGCGGAACATGGAAATCCCAGGATATCTGGTGGGGCCTCCGGGAAGGGCTCGTTGCGCTCTCGCCTTACGGAAAGGATGTCCCCGAGGATGTGAAGGCTCTCGTGGAAGAGGAAAAGCAGAAGATCGTTCGGGGCGAGTGGGACGTCTTCACGGGTCCCATTCGAGATCAGAGCGGAACGGAACGGATTCCCGAAAAAGCGGTCATGAGCGATGCGGATATGCTCAGCTTCAACTGGTTTGTGGAGGGCGTCGAGGGGGACATTCCGAAATAA
- a CDS encoding TRAP transporter small permease, whose product MWEGARLMSSCSVCEENSGCKKPKTLFDRIVITTFSSVTFGMSFLLTILIGAATFVRYVLKGDLYGYEEWVKLFAFWLYFSGAAIGAFNGTHVSADLVQSYVPDGHVKRFLIFLKNLVTVGVTLLFVWYGYDFFMFGFMGPLGTGVAIPMTTVWRIPLWTSYLAIFIGFIFMLYYFSLELFKSTKSLFSGGRS is encoded by the coding sequence ATGTGGGAGGGGGCACGTCTCATGTCTTCCTGTTCCGTCTGTGAGGAAAATTCCGGGTGCAAAAAGCCCAAGACCTTGTTCGACAGGATCGTCATCACTACCTTTTCCAGCGTGACCTTCGGTATGTCCTTTCTGCTCACGATCCTCATCGGTGCCGCCACTTTCGTCCGTTATGTCCTCAAGGGCGATCTCTACGGCTACGAAGAGTGGGTGAAGCTCTTCGCCTTCTGGCTCTATTTTTCCGGAGCCGCCATCGGGGCTTTCAACGGGACGCACGTCTCTGCGGACCTCGTTCAGTCCTATGTCCCGGATGGGCATGTAAAACGCTTTCTGATCTTCTTGAAAAATCTCGTGACCGTCGGCGTTACGCTCCTCTTTGTCTGGTACGGCTACGATTTCTTCATGTTCGGCTTCATGGGACCCTTGGGAACCGGGGTGGCCATTCCGATGACGACGGTGTGGCGCATTCCTCTGTGGACGTCCTATCTGGCGATCTTCATCGGATTCATCTTCATGCTTTACTACTTCAGTCTCGAGTTGTTCAAGAGCACAAAATCCCTGTTCTCCGGAGGTCGGTCATGA
- a CDS encoding ABC transporter permease has translation MGLRIVTEKRVRVPVWLEVLVPVGAVVGALIAGAILLALLGVSPLAAYAAMLRGSLGDWYGISETLVKAVPLTLAGLAVALSFRMQVWNIGAEGQLYMGALAAAAAVRFAFVDNSLVMFCLMAGAAALAGGTWGAFAGYLKARWNVNEIITTLMLNYIAIHVVDYFVYGPWKDPASLGFPMTAPFPAAARLPQFFDSRVHLGIFFAVLFAVLLHIVFRWTKWGFEVRVIGANPKAARYAGIDFLRNAVLVMFVSGAVAGFSGMCEMAGLQGRLQHGFSPGYGYTAIIVAWLARLNPLAIMGVAFLLGALLVGGDTLQVVMRLPLSSIQVLQGLILFAVLGAEFFLTYRVRFVRSAPDSPKEAN, from the coding sequence ATGGGCCTGAGAATCGTGACGGAAAAACGGGTGCGCGTTCCCGTCTGGCTCGAAGTGCTCGTTCCCGTCGGAGCCGTGGTGGGCGCCCTTATCGCCGGGGCGATTCTCCTGGCGCTTCTCGGCGTATCTCCCCTTGCCGCGTATGCGGCCATGCTGCGGGGCTCTCTCGGCGACTGGTACGGCATCAGCGAGACCCTCGTCAAGGCGGTTCCCCTGACGTTGGCCGGGCTTGCGGTGGCTCTCTCCTTTCGCATGCAGGTCTGGAACATCGGCGCGGAAGGCCAGCTCTACATGGGGGCTCTCGCTGCGGCCGCGGCAGTTCGTTTCGCCTTCGTGGACAACTCGCTTGTCATGTTCTGTCTCATGGCCGGGGCGGCTGCTTTGGCCGGAGGCACCTGGGGTGCCTTCGCGGGGTATCTCAAGGCCCGATGGAATGTGAACGAGATCATCACCACGCTCATGCTGAACTACATCGCCATCCACGTCGTGGATTACTTTGTCTACGGTCCTTGGAAGGATCCCGCGAGTCTCGGTTTTCCCATGACCGCTCCCTTTCCCGCTGCCGCGAGGCTGCCGCAGTTTTTCGACAGCCGGGTGCATCTGGGCATCTTTTTCGCCGTGCTCTTCGCCGTGTTGCTCCATATCGTTTTCCGGTGGACGAAATGGGGATTCGAGGTGCGCGTCATCGGGGCGAATCCAAAAGCAGCCCGGTATGCGGGAATAGATTTTCTCCGAAATGCGGTGCTCGTGATGTTCGTCTCCGGAGCCGTCGCCGGTTTTTCGGGCATGTGCGAGATGGCGGGGTTGCAGGGACGTCTCCAGCACGGTTTTTCCCCAGGTTATGGGTATACGGCGATCATCGTAGCCTGGCTTGCCCGGCTGAATCCGCTCGCCATCATGGGAGTGGCTTTTCTTCTCGGCGCACTGCTCGTCGGAGGGGATACGCTCCAAGTGGTCATGCGCCTCCCGCTGTCGAGTATTCAGGTTCTGCAGGGCCTGATCCTCTTCGCGGTGCTCGGGGCGGAATTCTTTCTCACGTATCGGGTGCGTTTCGTCCGAAGCGCCCCAGACTCTCCGAAGGAGGCGAACTGA
- the dctP gene encoding TRAP transporter substrate-binding protein DctP, giving the protein MTTNKKRFSLSGALIACMLFVLTGSAFAAPEITLNFAGQNPADHPATILMNEIAQEVAEKSNGRIEIKIFPANQLGDYTLVYEELIRGTIDMSCTSVPSQFDPRLELLYINGYVKGYEDVKKIFAPDAWLFGKMDELNSRLGVKLLGFFVEGMIGTGTTKPAKDPLDPTVAKDVLVRVPNMDVYKLGAEAMGYRTVTIPYADVYQALQTGVCEGVNGYSTAAAYTMLRDVLKYWYMTNYSLECINYMMSGKVWEKLSPEDRAIVQEAVNHAAAKSIEQAKAEDEKYMQLMRDKGIQVFTYEESELLPLSEACAGTWARLEKNMTKELMDEFRKEMAPGK; this is encoded by the coding sequence GTGACTACGAACAAGAAACGATTTTCCCTGAGTGGAGCACTGATCGCCTGTATGCTGTTCGTTTTGACGGGTTCCGCCTTTGCGGCACCTGAAATCACCCTCAATTTCGCCGGGCAGAATCCCGCGGACCATCCCGCGACGATCCTGATGAACGAGATTGCTCAGGAAGTGGCCGAGAAGAGCAACGGTCGCATCGAGATCAAGATTTTCCCCGCCAATCAACTGGGTGACTACACCCTGGTCTACGAGGAACTCATTCGCGGCACCATTGACATGTCCTGCACGTCCGTGCCCAGTCAGTTCGATCCCCGCCTGGAACTGCTCTACATCAACGGCTATGTGAAAGGGTACGAGGATGTGAAAAAAATCTTCGCCCCCGATGCGTGGCTCTTCGGAAAGATGGATGAACTCAACAGCCGTCTCGGCGTGAAACTTCTCGGCTTTTTCGTGGAAGGCATGATCGGTACGGGCACCACGAAGCCCGCCAAGGATCCCCTTGATCCCACGGTTGCCAAGGATGTGCTCGTGCGCGTTCCCAACATGGATGTGTACAAGCTTGGTGCCGAGGCCATGGGTTACCGCACCGTCACGATTCCCTATGCGGACGTCTACCAGGCTCTTCAGACGGGGGTCTGCGAGGGTGTGAACGGCTACTCCACCGCTGCCGCCTACACCATGCTCCGGGATGTGCTCAAGTACTGGTACATGACCAACTATTCCCTGGAGTGCATCAACTACATGATGAGCGGCAAGGTTTGGGAGAAGCTTTCCCCCGAGGACAGGGCCATCGTTCAGGAGGCAGTGAACCACGCGGCGGCGAAGAGCATCGAACAGGCCAAGGCGGAGGATGAGAAGTACATGCAGCTCATGCGGGATAAGGGCATCCAAGTGTTCACCTACGAGGAGAGTGAACTCCTTCCCCTTTCCGAAGCCTGCGCCGGAACGTGGGCACGGTTGGAGAAGAACATGACCAAGGAACTCATGGATGAGTTCCGCAAGGAAATGGCGCCGGGGAAATAG
- a CDS encoding cold-shock protein, which yields MAQGTVKWFNETKGYGFITTDEGKDVFVHYSAILGDGFKTLAEGQKVSFEVTQGQKGPQAVNVTKI from the coding sequence TTGGCACAGGGAACGGTTAAGTGGTTCAACGAAACGAAGGGCTATGGGTTTATCACCACGGACGAAGGTAAGGATGTCTTTGTGCACTACAGCGCCATCCTCGGCGACGGGTTCAAGACGCTCGCGGAAGGCCAGAAGGTTTCCTTCGAGGTGACGCAGGGACAGAAGGGACCCCAGGCGGTCAACGTAACGAAGATCTAG
- a CDS encoding ABC transporter ATP-binding protein produces MAAEIPPLVSMRGITKRFLGVKANDAIDFDVRAGEVHTLLGENGAGKSTLMNVLCGLYKPDGGDIEIDGELRRFRTPRDAIAAGIGMVHQHFMLVPAQTVWENMVLGLDALPKVLPRKDIVRRIEEISERYALRVDPLAPVWQLSIGEQQRVAILKALYRHARILVLDEPTAVLIPQEVQSLFATIRQMRGEGHGIVFISHKLDEVLAVSDRISILRKGRKIGTFDAVGATKEKLAEMMVGRQVFFNSAPPTTERGPVFLEVRDLVVRGERGNIAVQGVSLKLRQKEIFGLAGVTGNGQLELCEAMVGLRGSESGDVLVQGREMRNASPRAFLDRGVAYIPEDRKGTGLVPSMNIRENVVLRKYWKKPFARGRWFIDWEVVAGYTGRLVERFGVITPGLGIPIRALSGGNLQKLMLARELSDNPKAIIAVQPTWGLDVGATEYVRERLLEQRDRGAAVFLVSEDLEELLALSDRLAVIHQGRIMGITEDPRALDEEELGLLMAGTPLEEVLQGRRKRGDPPLPGPLRDPGTFFAGDGAVQKKAFRSEGEEGRTPWA; encoded by the coding sequence ATGGCAGCCGAAATTCCGCCCCTCGTCTCCATGCGGGGGATAACCAAACGTTTCCTGGGCGTCAAGGCGAACGATGCGATTGATTTCGACGTGCGTGCCGGGGAGGTGCATACCCTGCTGGGGGAGAACGGTGCGGGAAAAAGCACGCTCATGAACGTTCTCTGTGGTCTTTACAAACCGGACGGAGGGGATATAGAGATCGATGGCGAACTCCGTCGCTTCAGAACCCCCCGAGATGCCATCGCTGCTGGTATCGGCATGGTGCATCAGCATTTCATGCTCGTTCCCGCCCAAACCGTGTGGGAGAATATGGTTCTGGGCCTTGATGCGCTTCCCAAGGTGCTTCCCCGCAAGGACATTGTCCGACGCATCGAGGAGATCTCCGAAAGATACGCCCTTCGGGTGGACCCTCTGGCTCCGGTCTGGCAGCTTTCTATTGGAGAGCAGCAGCGGGTGGCGATTCTCAAGGCTCTTTACCGACATGCCAGGATTCTTGTCCTCGACGAACCCACGGCGGTGCTCATCCCTCAGGAGGTCCAGAGCCTCTTTGCCACCATTCGCCAGATGCGCGGCGAAGGGCACGGTATCGTTTTCATCTCCCACAAACTCGATGAGGTTCTCGCCGTGTCGGACCGCATCTCCATCCTCCGCAAGGGAAGAAAGATCGGGACCTTCGACGCCGTCGGGGCGACCAAGGAAAAACTGGCGGAGATGATGGTGGGACGTCAGGTTTTTTTCAACAGTGCTCCACCGACGACGGAAAGAGGTCCGGTCTTTCTGGAAGTGCGGGATCTCGTCGTTCGTGGAGAACGAGGAAACATTGCCGTCCAGGGGGTCTCCCTGAAACTGCGCCAGAAGGAGATCTTCGGCCTCGCCGGCGTGACCGGAAACGGTCAGCTTGAACTCTGCGAGGCCATGGTGGGACTTCGCGGGAGTGAATCCGGAGACGTGCTCGTTCAGGGGCGGGAGATGCGCAATGCCTCTCCGAGAGCCTTTCTGGACAGGGGGGTTGCCTATATTCCCGAGGACCGCAAGGGAACGGGGCTCGTCCCCTCCATGAACATCCGGGAGAATGTGGTGCTCCGCAAGTACTGGAAGAAACCTTTCGCACGGGGTCGGTGGTTCATCGATTGGGAAGTGGTGGCGGGGTACACGGGACGTCTCGTGGAGCGCTTCGGCGTGATCACGCCGGGTCTCGGCATCCCCATACGCGCTCTTTCCGGAGGCAACTTGCAGAAACTCATGCTTGCCCGGGAACTGAGCGACAACCCGAAGGCGATCATCGCGGTCCAGCCTACATGGGGGCTCGATGTGGGGGCCACGGAATATGTTCGGGAGCGCCTTCTCGAGCAGCGGGACCGCGGAGCGGCGGTCTTTCTCGTGTCCGAGGACCTGGAGGAGCTGCTCGCGTTGAGCGACCGCCTGGCGGTGATCCATCAGGGGCGAATCATGGGCATCACGGAGGACCCGAGAGCCCTGGACGAGGAGGAACTCGGCCTGCTCATGGCGGGAACTCCGCTGGAGGAAGTGCTCCAAGGACGGAGGAAACGCGGTGACCCTCCTCTTCCGGGGCCGCTTCGCGATCCGGGCACGTTTTTCGCCGGAGACGGCGCAGTACAGAAAAAAGCCTTCCGGTCGGAAGGCGAGGAGGGAAGGACGCCATGGGCCTGA